One part of the Prionailurus bengalensis isolate Pbe53 chromosome B2, Fcat_Pben_1.1_paternal_pri, whole genome shotgun sequence genome encodes these proteins:
- the ZSCAN9 gene encoding zinc finger and SCAN domain-containing protein 9 isoform X1, with amino-acid sequence MNTDSKEVLPMDVHGPEAWEELTVKVETESRLQLQESRLKRSSPLAREVFRTRFRQLCYQETPGPREALTQLRELCCQWLRPHASTKEQILELLVLEQFLTILPKELQAWVQEHCPESGEEAVILLEDLEKELDEPQLEMVAYGQGREVCSRETVPLGEQTSLSLQSQPEEPQLPRDTAQESHPTGETDTFLFSTPVVLPQLKGAGEPWSDNRGALQGACSDGPSMAEDREVVPRKDCPKMAESRGEVLSAQTWEEARGGPGPGQGWAEGRRGGPPGRGWHACDECGKTFAQNSGLTRHRRVHTGERPYACGECGKAFSRSSGLFNHRGIHDAHRRYRCRECGKAFSQSAGLIQHQRSHRPERPHRCAQCGKSYGRRSFLLEHERSHTGERPHRCARCGKDFTRQCNLIRHQKTHAAAGPR; translated from the exons ATGAATACAGACTCAAAGGAGGTTTTGCCCATGGATGTGCATGGTCCTGAGGCTTGGGAAGAACTGACCGTGAAGGTGGAGACGGAAAGTCGCCTCCAGCTGCAGGAATCCAGACTGAAACGTAGCAGTCCCCTGGCGAGGGAAGTCTTCCGAACGCGCTTTCGACAGCTGTGTTACCAGGAAACTCCTGGACCCAGGGAGGCCCTCACCCAGCTCCGTGAGCTGTGCTGCCAGTGGTTGAGGCCTCATGCCAGCACGAAGGAGCAGATCCTGGAGCTGCTGGTGCTGGAGCAGTTCCTGACCATCCTGCCCAAGGAGCTCCAGGCCTGGGTGCAGGAGCACTGTCCAGAGAGCGGGGAAGAGGCTGTGATTCTGCTGGAGGATCTGGAGAAGGAGCTCGATGAGCCACAACTTGAG ATGGTAGCCTACGGACAGGGACGAGAAGTCTGCTCTAGAGAGACGGTGCCTCTAGGCGAGCAGACATCACTGAGCCTTCAGTCCCAGCCCGAGGAGCCCCAGCTCCCTCGTGACACTGCCCAAGAGTCCCACCCTACTGGAGAGACAG ACACATTTCTGTTTTCCACACCTGTTGTCCTCCCCCAGCTAAAAGGAGCAGGAGAACCGTGGTCTGACAACAGAGGAGCCCTACAAGGCGCCTGTTCTG ATGGGCCGAGCATGGCTGAGGACAGAGAAGTGGTGCCGAGGAAAGACTGTCCTAAGATGGCGGAGTCCCGCGGGGAAGTCCTTTCCGCACAGACGTGGGAGGAGGCACGCGGGGGGCCCGGGCCTGGCCAGGGCTGGGCAGAGGGGCGCCGGGGCGGCCCCCCGGGCCGGGGATGGCACGCATGTGACGAGTGCGGCAAGACCTTTGCCCAGAATTCGGGCCTCACCCGCCACCGCAGGGTGCACACGGGCGAGAGGCCCTACGCGTGCGGCGAGTGCGGGAAGGCGTTCAGCCGCAGCTCGGGGCTGTTCAATCACCGCGGCATCCACGACGCGCACCGGCGGTACCGCTGCCGGGAGTGCGGGAAGGCCTTCAGCCAGAGCGCCGGCCTCATCCAGCACCAGCGCAGCCACCGGCCGGAGCGGCCGCACCGCTGCGCCCAGTGCGGGAAGAGCTACGGCCGGCGCTCCTTCCTCCTGGAGCACGAGCGCAGCCACACGGGGGAGCGGCCGCACCGCTGCGCCCGCTGCGGGAAGGACTTCACCCGCCAGTGCAACCTCATCCGCCACCAGAAGACTCACGCGGCCGCCGGGCCGCGGTGA
- the ZSCAN9 gene encoding zinc finger and SCAN domain-containing protein 9 isoform X2 translates to MNTDSKEVLPMDVHGPEAWEELTVKVETESRLQLQESRLKRSSPLAREVFRTRFRQLCYQETPGPREALTQLRELCCQWLRPHASTKEQILELLVLEQFLTILPKELQAWVQEHCPESGEEAVILLEDLEKELDEPQLEMVAYGQGREVCSRETVPLGEQTSLSLQSQPEEPQLPRDTAQESHPTGETDGPSMAEDREVVPRKDCPKMAESRGEVLSAQTWEEARGGPGPGQGWAEGRRGGPPGRGWHACDECGKTFAQNSGLTRHRRVHTGERPYACGECGKAFSRSSGLFNHRGIHDAHRRYRCRECGKAFSQSAGLIQHQRSHRPERPHRCAQCGKSYGRRSFLLEHERSHTGERPHRCARCGKDFTRQCNLIRHQKTHAAAGPR, encoded by the exons ATGAATACAGACTCAAAGGAGGTTTTGCCCATGGATGTGCATGGTCCTGAGGCTTGGGAAGAACTGACCGTGAAGGTGGAGACGGAAAGTCGCCTCCAGCTGCAGGAATCCAGACTGAAACGTAGCAGTCCCCTGGCGAGGGAAGTCTTCCGAACGCGCTTTCGACAGCTGTGTTACCAGGAAACTCCTGGACCCAGGGAGGCCCTCACCCAGCTCCGTGAGCTGTGCTGCCAGTGGTTGAGGCCTCATGCCAGCACGAAGGAGCAGATCCTGGAGCTGCTGGTGCTGGAGCAGTTCCTGACCATCCTGCCCAAGGAGCTCCAGGCCTGGGTGCAGGAGCACTGTCCAGAGAGCGGGGAAGAGGCTGTGATTCTGCTGGAGGATCTGGAGAAGGAGCTCGATGAGCCACAACTTGAG ATGGTAGCCTACGGACAGGGACGAGAAGTCTGCTCTAGAGAGACGGTGCCTCTAGGCGAGCAGACATCACTGAGCCTTCAGTCCCAGCCCGAGGAGCCCCAGCTCCCTCGTGACACTGCCCAAGAGTCCCACCCTACTGGAGAGACAG ATGGGCCGAGCATGGCTGAGGACAGAGAAGTGGTGCCGAGGAAAGACTGTCCTAAGATGGCGGAGTCCCGCGGGGAAGTCCTTTCCGCACAGACGTGGGAGGAGGCACGCGGGGGGCCCGGGCCTGGCCAGGGCTGGGCAGAGGGGCGCCGGGGCGGCCCCCCGGGCCGGGGATGGCACGCATGTGACGAGTGCGGCAAGACCTTTGCCCAGAATTCGGGCCTCACCCGCCACCGCAGGGTGCACACGGGCGAGAGGCCCTACGCGTGCGGCGAGTGCGGGAAGGCGTTCAGCCGCAGCTCGGGGCTGTTCAATCACCGCGGCATCCACGACGCGCACCGGCGGTACCGCTGCCGGGAGTGCGGGAAGGCCTTCAGCCAGAGCGCCGGCCTCATCCAGCACCAGCGCAGCCACCGGCCGGAGCGGCCGCACCGCTGCGCCCAGTGCGGGAAGAGCTACGGCCGGCGCTCCTTCCTCCTGGAGCACGAGCGCAGCCACACGGGGGAGCGGCCGCACCGCTGCGCCCGCTGCGGGAAGGACTTCACCCGCCAGTGCAACCTCATCCGCCACCAGAAGACTCACGCGGCCGCCGGGCCGCGGTGA